A stretch of the uncultured Trichococcus sp. genome encodes the following:
- a CDS encoding transketolase C-terminal domain-containing protein: MGKTELREVYRKFLLDKARKDDSIVVLEADLSSSMSTDKIKEELGGRYINVGIMEAQEVSCAAGLSVAGFKPYIHTFGPFASRRVFDQIFISVAYAGTNVTIIGSDAGVTAEANGGTHMPFEELSLLRAIPDAHVYEASDDKCLRAILEETYHTDGLNYVRMIRKNAIEIYPEGETFEDGYKLLREGSDVSIIASGIMVADALQAADQLAEEGLSATVIDLYRVKPVNEAALLKAAETGAIVTAENHNVIGGIGSAVAETLAELKPTLQYRVGVREAFGQVGKADYLKEQYGLTVANIVAQAKKLVDQKVKVGVNV; encoded by the coding sequence ATGGGGAAAACAGAATTGCGTGAAGTATACCGTAAATTCTTGCTGGATAAAGCGAGAAAAGACGACAGTATCGTTGTGCTGGAAGCAGACTTATCTAGCTCGATGTCCACGGATAAAATCAAGGAAGAGTTGGGCGGTCGCTACATCAACGTAGGGATCATGGAAGCTCAGGAAGTATCCTGCGCCGCCGGACTTTCGGTAGCGGGTTTCAAACCCTATATCCATACTTTCGGGCCGTTCGCGAGCAGACGGGTATTCGACCAGATTTTCATATCGGTCGCTTATGCCGGAACAAATGTGACCATCATCGGCTCGGATGCGGGTGTCACCGCGGAAGCCAATGGCGGAACGCATATGCCTTTCGAGGAGTTGTCCTTGTTGCGTGCCATCCCGGATGCGCATGTCTACGAAGCCAGCGATGACAAATGCCTGCGTGCTATCCTGGAAGAAACGTACCATACGGACGGCTTGAACTATGTGCGAATGATCCGTAAAAACGCGATCGAAATCTATCCGGAGGGCGAGACTTTTGAAGACGGCTACAAGCTGTTGCGGGAAGGTTCCGACGTCAGCATCATCGCTTCAGGAATCATGGTAGCCGATGCCCTGCAAGCTGCGGATCAGTTAGCGGAAGAAGGCCTATCGGCCACGGTAATCGATCTTTACCGGGTTAAACCGGTGAATGAAGCGGCTTTACTGAAGGCTGCTGAAACGGGCGCAATCGTGACTGCCGAGAACCACAATGTCATCGGCGGTATCGGAAGTGCGGTAGCCGAAACCTTGGCTGAACTGAAGCCGACCTTGCAATATCGCGTCGGCGTCCGCGAAGCTTTCGGGCAAGTCGGGAAGGCGGATTATTTGAAGGAACAGTACGGGTTGACCGTGGCAAACATCGTTGCACAGGCAAAAAAATTGGTTGATCAAAAAGTTAAAGTTGGCGTTAACGTATAA
- a CDS encoding transketolase: MDSTAIKHFADQIRYYTLKELNYMGYGHYGGSLSIVETLAVLYGHQLRVSPETKDDLNRDFFVLSKGHAGPALYATLFLKDFITEDWLYTLNQNGTNLPSHPDKNKTPGVDMTTGSLGQGISAATGIAYGNKLAGRENYTYCIVGDGELNEGQCWEAIQFAAHRQLDHFILFIDDNKKQLDGYTTEICNPFDFEAKFAAFGFHTLKADGSSVEEINGAIERAKSLTDKPTAIVLDTVKGQGVPFIEDMYSNHHLRLDDAAKAAIEATTGKIGIEIGVR; encoded by the coding sequence ATGGATAGCACAGCAATAAAACACTTTGCAGATCAGATTCGGTACTATACCTTAAAAGAATTGAACTATATGGGGTACGGACATTACGGCGGCAGTCTTTCGATTGTAGAGACGCTCGCCGTCCTGTATGGGCATCAGTTGCGGGTCAGCCCGGAAACAAAGGATGACTTGAACCGCGACTTTTTCGTCCTTTCCAAAGGGCATGCCGGGCCTGCTCTATATGCTACCTTATTCCTAAAAGATTTTATTACGGAGGATTGGCTCTACACACTGAACCAGAACGGTACGAATTTGCCGTCGCATCCAGATAAGAACAAAACACCGGGCGTGGATATGACAACCGGGTCGCTGGGGCAAGGCATTTCCGCTGCCACGGGGATTGCATATGGGAATAAACTTGCCGGGCGAGAAAACTACACGTATTGCATCGTGGGCGACGGAGAGTTGAACGAAGGACAATGCTGGGAAGCGATCCAGTTTGCCGCTCATAGACAGCTCGATCATTTCATTCTGTTCATCGATGACAACAAGAAACAACTCGATGGCTATACAACTGAAATCTGCAATCCGTTTGATTTCGAAGCGAAATTCGCTGCTTTCGGATTCCATACGCTGAAAGCTGACGGCTCTTCGGTTGAGGAAATCAACGGAGCGATTGAAAGAGCTAAATCCCTAACCGACAAACCAACCGCCATCGTCCTGGACACGGTAAAAGGGCAAGGGGTTCCGTTCATCGAAGACATGTACAGCAACCACCACCTTCGCTTGGATGATGCGGCGAAGGCGGCCATTGAGGCGACTACTGGAAAAATCGGTATTGAGATAGGAGTGAGATAG
- a CDS encoding PTS ascorbate transporter subunit IIC, whose product MNGLLDILIDIASTPAILVALIAILGSVLQKKSTTDIVKGGVKTFVGFLVVTAGAGVIVGALEPFGEMFKIAFNMQGVIPNNEAIVAVALDQYGTSTALIMLSGMIFNILIARFTKFKYIFLTGHHTLYMACMVAVIMSVAGFTSTSLIVFGGLVLGIIMSVSPALVQRFMVELTGNDSVALGHFSAVSYALSGYVGKLIGDKKKSTEDINFPKSLGFLRDSTVSIAITMTVLYTIVALFTGSAYIQENLSGGTNYLIFALQQSGSFAAGVFVILAGVRLILNEIVPAFKGISDKLVPNAKPALDCPIVYPYAPNAVLIGFFSSFVGGLVSMVIMIFTGGVIILPGVVPHFFVGATAGVIGNSSGGLRGAIAGSFLQGMLISFLPLFLLPVLGELGFAGSTFSDADFASSGIILGSLANMGGKTAIMIGIAIVIAIMLALTALDKNKKTVTAE is encoded by the coding sequence ATGAATGGATTGTTAGATATTCTGATTGATATTGCCAGTACGCCTGCCATTTTAGTAGCATTGATCGCTATCTTGGGTTCCGTCCTTCAAAAGAAATCAACCACAGACATTGTGAAAGGCGGCGTGAAGACGTTCGTTGGATTCCTGGTTGTGACTGCAGGAGCCGGCGTGATCGTCGGTGCGTTAGAGCCTTTTGGGGAAATGTTCAAAATAGCCTTCAACATGCAAGGTGTCATCCCGAATAATGAAGCAATTGTAGCTGTCGCATTGGATCAATACGGCACTAGTACAGCCCTCATCATGTTGTCTGGGATGATTTTCAACATCCTGATTGCACGCTTCACTAAATTCAAATACATCTTCTTGACTGGGCACCACACGCTATATATGGCGTGTATGGTTGCGGTGATCATGTCTGTTGCCGGGTTCACCTCCACATCTCTGATTGTTTTTGGTGGATTAGTGCTTGGGATCATCATGTCCGTATCGCCAGCGTTGGTTCAACGTTTCATGGTTGAATTGACAGGCAATGACTCGGTAGCATTGGGACACTTCAGTGCGGTCAGCTACGCATTGAGCGGTTATGTCGGTAAATTGATCGGAGACAAGAAAAAATCTACGGAAGATATCAATTTTCCTAAGAGCCTTGGCTTCCTTCGTGATTCAACCGTCAGCATCGCTATTACGATGACTGTCCTATACACTATAGTTGCCTTGTTTACAGGTTCTGCATACATCCAAGAAAATTTAAGCGGTGGAACGAACTATCTTATCTTTGCTTTGCAACAATCCGGCTCATTCGCTGCTGGTGTGTTCGTAATCTTGGCGGGTGTTCGTCTGATTCTGAATGAGATTGTTCCGGCCTTCAAAGGTATTTCTGACAAGTTAGTGCCGAATGCAAAACCAGCCTTGGACTGCCCGATCGTTTATCCATATGCACCCAATGCAGTATTGATCGGATTCTTCTCAAGTTTTGTCGGAGGGCTTGTAAGCATGGTCATCATGATTTTCACTGGCGGTGTCATTATCCTTCCTGGCGTAGTCCCACACTTCTTCGTTGGAGCGACTGCCGGCGTCATCGGGAATTCCTCAGGAGGATTAAGAGGGGCAATCGCTGGTTCATTCCTGCAAGGGATGTTGATCAGCTTCTTGCCACTTTTCTTACTGCCGGTATTGGGCGAATTAGGCTTTGCTGGATCAACTTTCTCTGATGCTGATTTTGCTTCATCAGGTATCATCCTGGGTAGTTTGGCGAATATGGGCGGAAAGACAGCGATTATGATCGGGATCGCAATCGTCATTGCGATCATGCTGGCTTTGACTGCACTGGACAAAAACAAAAAAACAGTAACTGCAGAATAA
- a CDS encoding PTS sugar transporter subunit IIB, which translates to MVRFGAACGSGLGSSFMVEMNIQSILRELGVSDKVTVQHYDLSSASPDEADVWFVGQDLENSAGHLGDVRFLKSIIDMNELREKVTQACKDKGLIA; encoded by the coding sequence ATGGTTAGATTTGGAGCAGCGTGTGGTTCAGGTTTGGGTTCGAGTTTTATGGTGGAAATGAACATTCAGTCGATTTTAAGGGAACTTGGGGTAAGCGATAAAGTGACGGTACAGCACTATGACTTAAGTTCTGCAAGTCCAGATGAAGCAGATGTATGGTTCGTTGGGCAGGATTTGGAGAATTCTGCGGGACACCTTGGGGATGTGCGCTTCTTGAAGAGTATCATCGACATGAACGAACTGCGCGAGAAAGTGACGCAAGCATGCAAGGACAAAGGTTTGATCGCATAA
- a CDS encoding BglG family transcription antiterminator — translation MYDNRLLILLKKIIAMPQMHYWELGLKMNESTNVLTQDLATLNELLAKNDFPTVLVDPEKYTVPKTLIAMEDALQKVFASPQIYLDEEERMYMLYLYTFIRKDFISNFHYQDLLKVSKNTTLADIKRLRCKLSEYGITLEYQRSRGYFLEGNEADKRRMAFHSISQLLRHASGNWALNYIAEDWQETIDLEPVIRIIKAYANEHNMHYVEERIRDSLYLILYTRIRVARVQGHLTFTEKQQEVLSTSPLWELAEKVYRHLFKNLEIQGEKEEIGFIVMLFLGTIEGKWESSEDEALKKITMAIISEMERIAVVSFNRKEELFRNLYLHLVPAYYRILFGIELDNVLTEMIQAKHKRLFVLVKRALKPLEEYAEGTMTDDEIAYFTIHFGGEIEGQINKQSTYRAAVICPSGISSSLILLSELRQMFSNIKWIDGHNLESFYDLDSKEYDLVFSTVYVESTKPVFIVNPMMNAESKRHLIRAVLDAFPVDSYLGPDLNALIAIIKKYAKIENEGALRNELSMTLNPTDAYGRGYTPMLKDLLVADTIQFADQCADWEQAIRFAGNPLLENDTISEDYVTAMINKVKEFGPFIDLGKGVAIPHARPEEGVNRIGMSMLRLKEPVNLLGDEAHAVDTIICIAAIDNKTHLKALSELTGILSSEDKLAELKEATTSKEIINMFSEGEKVNG, via the coding sequence ATGTACGACAATCGATTATTGATTCTCCTCAAAAAAATTATCGCCATGCCGCAGATGCATTATTGGGAATTGGGATTGAAAATGAATGAGTCGACTAATGTGCTCACGCAAGACTTAGCTACCTTGAATGAGTTGTTGGCCAAAAACGATTTTCCCACGGTGCTAGTTGATCCGGAAAAATACACCGTACCCAAAACCTTAATTGCCATGGAGGATGCGCTTCAAAAAGTTTTTGCTTCACCGCAGATTTATCTCGATGAAGAAGAGCGGATGTATATGCTTTACCTGTACACATTCATCCGCAAAGATTTTATTTCCAATTTCCACTATCAGGATTTATTGAAAGTAAGCAAGAACACAACGTTGGCCGATATCAAAAGGCTGCGCTGTAAGTTGTCCGAATACGGAATTACCTTGGAATACCAGCGTTCAAGAGGGTACTTCTTGGAGGGGAATGAGGCCGATAAACGGAGGATGGCTTTCCACAGCATCAGCCAGTTGTTGCGGCACGCTTCGGGCAATTGGGCATTGAACTACATTGCGGAAGATTGGCAGGAAACGATCGACCTTGAGCCGGTCATCCGGATCATCAAAGCCTATGCAAACGAACACAACATGCATTATGTGGAGGAACGGATCCGTGACTCGCTTTATCTTATCCTTTACACAAGGATCCGGGTAGCGCGTGTCCAAGGGCACCTGACTTTTACAGAGAAGCAGCAAGAAGTTTTGTCGACAAGCCCGCTATGGGAGTTGGCAGAGAAAGTGTACCGCCACTTGTTCAAGAATCTCGAGATTCAAGGAGAGAAAGAGGAAATTGGCTTCATCGTGATGCTTTTCCTGGGAACGATCGAGGGCAAATGGGAAAGCAGCGAAGATGAAGCCCTTAAGAAAATCACAATGGCTATCATTTCCGAAATGGAACGGATTGCCGTCGTATCTTTCAACAGAAAAGAGGAACTCTTCAGGAACCTGTATCTTCATCTGGTACCTGCCTACTACCGCATTCTTTTCGGAATCGAACTTGATAATGTCTTGACGGAAATGATCCAGGCTAAGCACAAAAGATTGTTCGTTTTGGTAAAGCGTGCTCTGAAGCCGTTAGAAGAATATGCAGAAGGTACGATGACTGATGATGAGATCGCTTATTTCACTATCCACTTCGGTGGCGAGATAGAAGGCCAAATCAACAAGCAGAGTACGTATCGGGCAGCGGTCATTTGTCCGAGCGGCATCAGTTCTTCTTTGATTCTGCTGTCGGAGCTGCGGCAGATGTTCAGTAATATCAAATGGATAGATGGACACAATTTGGAAAGTTTTTACGATCTCGATTCGAAGGAATATGATCTCGTCTTTTCAACCGTATATGTCGAATCCACCAAACCCGTATTCATAGTGAACCCGATGATGAATGCGGAATCAAAAAGACATTTGATCCGCGCAGTCCTGGATGCTTTTCCGGTAGACAGTTATTTAGGGCCGGACCTGAATGCGCTCATAGCAATCATCAAGAAATATGCAAAAATTGAAAATGAAGGAGCCTTACGGAACGAGTTGAGTATGACTCTGAATCCAACAGATGCCTACGGAAGGGGATATACGCCTATGTTAAAAGATTTATTGGTAGCGGATACGATTCAATTTGCCGATCAGTGCGCTGATTGGGAGCAAGCGATCCGTTTTGCCGGCAATCCGTTATTGGAAAACGATACAATCTCGGAGGATTATGTCACAGCGATGATCAATAAAGTGAAAGAATTTGGTCCTTTTATCGACTTGGGGAAAGGTGTTGCAATCCCACATGCCAGACCGGAAGAAGGCGTCAACCGCATCGGTATGTCGATGCTGAGACTCAAGGAACCGGTGAATTTATTGGGAGATGAGGCTCATGCAGTGGATACAATCATCTGCATAGCGGCTATCGACAACAAAACCCACCTGAAGGCACTGTCGGAATTGACCGGCATCCTAAGTTCCGAAGATAAATTGGCGGAATTGAAAGAAGCGACTACCAGCAAAGAAATCATAAATATGTTCAGTGAAGGGGAGAAAGTCAATGGTTAG
- a CDS encoding alpha/beta hydrolase-fold protein, with protein sequence MHVEYSSQWSGHLNREMRFNRYGHAGKPIIVFPSSGGSHNEYADFGMIEACRWFIDQGLVQFYTPDSVDNESWLCEWKSPYDRANMHERYNRYIIEELVPHIKHQTNHQGPMIATGCSMGGYHSLNFYLRHPDVFDSVIALSGLYDVRYFFGDYHDRNVYENSPIDYLWNLNDGWFLDKYRSGNIIVATGQGNWEEVSIKDTKKIEEALRCKNIPAWIDFWGPDVHHDWEWWRVQMPYFLGKLNEQGKL encoded by the coding sequence ATGCACGTAGAATATTCATCACAATGGAGCGGTCACCTGAACCGTGAGATGCGTTTCAATCGCTATGGACATGCGGGTAAACCGATCATCGTCTTCCCATCATCCGGAGGCAGCCACAACGAATACGCGGACTTCGGCATGATCGAAGCCTGCCGGTGGTTCATCGACCAAGGCTTGGTGCAGTTTTACACACCGGACAGCGTCGACAACGAATCGTGGCTGTGCGAATGGAAAAGTCCGTACGACCGGGCCAACATGCACGAACGCTATAACCGCTACATCATCGAAGAACTGGTGCCGCACATCAAGCACCAGACGAATCATCAGGGACCGATGATCGCGACCGGCTGCAGCATGGGCGGATATCACAGCCTGAACTTTTACCTGCGCCATCCGGATGTCTTCGACAGCGTCATCGCGCTGAGCGGCCTTTACGATGTCCGCTATTTCTTCGGGGATTACCATGACCGCAATGTCTATGAGAATTCGCCGATCGACTACCTGTGGAATCTGAACGACGGCTGGTTCCTGGACAAATACCGTTCCGGCAACATCATCGTCGCGACCGGCCAAGGCAACTGGGAAGAAGTCAGCATCAAAGACACGAAGAAAATCGAAGAAGCGCTGCGCTGCAAGAACATCCCCGCCTGGATCGACTTCTGGGGCCCGGATGTCCACCACGACTGGGAATGGTGGCGCGTCCAGATGCCTTATTTCCTGGGCAAGCTGAATGAGCAAGGCAAACTATAA